The Actinocorallia herbida DNA window CGCGCTGGGCGTAGTAGGCGGCCATCGACGCGGTCGCCAGTCCTCCGGCGGCGGCGCGCGCCCGCGTCATCGGGGCCATCACCACCCGGTTGGGCAGCGTCAGCCCGCCGAGGCGGTATCCGGTGAGCAGCGTGCTCGGTGCGGTGGTCGTGGTCATGCGAAGCCCTTCGTTCGAAGTCGCGGACCCTGCTCGCGAGCCCGTCCTTCGGCTACGCTAAAACCTCACATTGACGTCAGATGCAAGCTATGTGACCGAGATCTTTCGATTGTTCGACGGGAGGACGCCATGCGGATCGGTGAGCTCGCGGACCGCACCGGGGTGAGTGTCAGGTCGCTGCGCTACTACGAGGAGCAGGGCCTGCTGCACAGCACCCGCACCACCAGCGGCCAGCGCCGCTACGCCGGCCCCGCGGTGGAACGGGTGCTGTTCCTCCAGCGCCTGTACGCGGCGGGACTGTCCAGCCGCACCATCGCCGAGCTGCTGCCCTGCGTCGACGCTCCCAGCGAGGACCACTCCGTGGCCGCCCTGGACCGGATGGAACAGGAGCGCGCGAAGCT harbors:
- a CDS encoding MerR family transcriptional regulator yields the protein MRIGELADRTGVSVRSLRYYEEQGLLHSTRTTSGQRRYAGPAVERVLFLQRLYAAGLSSRTIAELLPCVDAPSEDHSVAALDRMEQERAKLDAHITDLVGTRDALDALMSVARDALAALRTPGRRPDHDRSGVTTG